In the Engystomops pustulosus chromosome 2, aEngPut4.maternal, whole genome shotgun sequence genome, one interval contains:
- the FRS3 gene encoding fibroblast growth factor receptor substrate 3, whose translation MGSCCSCRDGLPDNHPTKFKVTNVDDEGTELGSGIMELTQTELVLHTRKRDAVRWPYLCLRRYGYDSNLFSFESGRRCQTGQGIFAFKCSRAEEIFNLLQELMQRNSISVVEEPVMITRTGHPAEMEMPRTPQTPGALGYTGFPNGFHNFPRDGPSYPSARHPPMGNLRHQSIGEDHTHGLITPDDQSHTYVNTASGEEEMGGRHCMHSLPEVHAPYHDPPRHMLGSGCSMEERNPQVFLQPGEVKFVLGPAPAYRRLPMRGESFCRHHRDCQGHVCAGEREHMPPHNNNNECKDQWGSHKCAYENINGLVPSGSIAMRRGTASRSLKLSTEGLPYSSCSHRRTAMLHYENLPPLPPVWECQSLQHEEDDEEDEEEDDSTDAMTPSLNGYHDDPVQNYMNADSVTACSGHHHHRPDCQPRRSCPPSVFNFDFRRPRGEQRQLNYIQVELEGKNEGKGRPIPQITCTPAPNHPARRADSYAVIDLKKTAAMSSLQRAMPRDDGTSRKTRHNSTDLPL comes from the exons ATGGGAAGCTGCTGCAGCTGTCGAGACGGACTCCCAGACAATCATCCGACCAAGTTCAAA GTCACTAATGTGGATGATGAAGGGACAGAGCTGGGCTCTGGAATAATGGAGCTAACACAGACTGAGCTGGTTTTACACACCAGAAAAAGGGATGCTGTGAGATGGCCATATCTGTGTTTGCGGCGCTATGGATATGACTCTAACCTCTTTTCCTTTGAAAGTGGGCGACGCTGTCAAACTGGGCAAG GAATATTTGCATTTAAATGCTCCCGGGCAGAAGAAATTTTCAACCTGTTGCAGGAACTAATGCAGCGTAATAGTATCAGTGTTGTTGAAGAACCAGTCATGATCACAAGGACTGGCCACCCAGCTGAAATGGAAATGCCTCGAACCCCACAAACCCCTGGAG CTTTAGGATACACAGGTTTTCCAAATGGCTTTCACAATTTTCCACGTGATGGACCTTCTTACCCTTCAGCACGTCATCCTCCAATGGGAAACCTAAGACACCAGTCTATTGGGGAGGATCATACCCATGGCTTGATAACTCCAGATGATCAG TCTCATACCTACGTGAACACCGCAAGTGGGGAAGAGGAAATGGGTGGTCGACATTGCATGCACTCCTTGCCAGAGGTACATGCACCGTACCATGATCCACCAAGACATATGCTAGGGTCTGGTTGTTCCATGGAAGAGCGGAATCCACAAGTCTTTCTACAGCCTGGTGAAGTGAAGTTTGTACTTGGTCCCGCGCCAGCTTATAGACGATTGCCTATGAGGGGAGAGAGCTTTTGCAGGCATCATAGGGATTGTCAAGGCCATGTCTGTGCTGGAGAAAGAGAGCACATGCCTCCTCACAACAACAACAATGAGTGCAAGGATCAATGGGGTTCACACAAGTGTGCATACGAAAATATCAATGGCTTGGTACCATCTGGAAGTATTGCTATGCGAAGGGGTACCGCAAGCAGGAGTCTTAAATTGTCAACTGAGGGGCTGCCATACAGCAGTTGTTCACACCGCAGGACGGCAATGTTACACTACGAGAACCTGCCCCCGCTACCACCTGTATGGGAGTGTCAATCCCTGCAACATGAagaggatgatgaggaggatgaagaaGAAGATGATTCCACTGATGCCATGACACCATCTCTTAATGGATATCATGACGACCCTGTGCAAAACTACATGAACGCTGATAGCGTTACTGCATGTAGTGGGCACCATCATCATCGTCCAGATTGCCAACCACGTAGAAGCTGTCCACCCAGTGTGTTCAACTTTGACTTCAGAAGGCCACGCGGAGAGCAAAGGCAACTTAACTACATCCAAGTAGAGCTGGAGGGGAAGAATGAAGGAAAAGGGAGGCCGATTCCTCAGATCACCTGTACACCTGCTCCAAACCACCCAGCACGACGTGCAGACTCTTATGCTGTCATTGACCTTAAAAAGACAGCAGCTATGTCTAGCCTACAGAGAGCTATGCCCCGAGATGATGGCACGTCTAGAAAAACCCGACACAACAGCACGGACCTTCCTCTGTAA